One window of the Eschrichtius robustus isolate mEscRob2 chromosome X, mEscRob2.pri, whole genome shotgun sequence genome contains the following:
- the SMIM9 gene encoding small integral membrane protein 9, giving the protein MSDRAALGRAKEKAISPRCRPSGEPMEPPKLLCSLTCLLLETVALSLSPLSAFGIQDQDGLEPRSRETSRSWLSNFSDYLWDLIRSSIPTAAIFAFLIISAIMGTLCCLTILIGEPVQ; this is encoded by the exons ATGTCAG ACAGAGCTGCCTTGGGACGAGCCAAGGAAAAAGCCATCTCCCCTCGGTGCAGGCCCTCGGGAGAGCCCATGGAACCCCCGAAGCTGCTGTGCTCTCTGACTTGCCTCTTGTTGGAAACTGTCGCTTTGTCTCTGTCACCTTTATCTGCCTTCGGAATACAAGACCAGGATGGATTGGAACCACGCTCAAGGG AAACTTCCAGGTCCTGGCTGAGCAACTTCAGTGATTACCTGTGGGATCTCATCAGGAGCTCCATCCCTACAGCTGCCATTTTTGCTTTTCTGATCATTTCAGCAATCATGGGGACCCTCTGCTGCCTCAC tATCCTCATAGGTGAACCAGTCCAATGA